One Glycine max cultivar Williams 82 chromosome 6, Glycine_max_v4.0, whole genome shotgun sequence DNA segment encodes these proteins:
- the LOC100796239 gene encoding methyl-CpG-binding domain-containing protein 11, giving the protein MASAVEKEGGASEETLSLELPAPPGWKKQFIPKKAGTPKKNEIVFTAPTGEEINNRKQLEKYLKAHPGGPAVSEFDWGTGETPRRSTRISEKAKAAPPTQREPPKKRTKRSSASQKEISQEEKEEETKEAEMQEADDTTKGDNDIEKEKVVVNENHDKSVEDTDVNKSTRYGEEAKAGENVEVPIEEEKSNAADGELPALKDKADDKVTEGSEVFLRKDEEKIEQPQEETKEYSGFGEPEKLETCTTADKTVEVEGVNKEDHVKSTHEFEVGEIEGTKVNGEEHHKLDEINKAEAELTVNGTHES; this is encoded by the coding sequence TTCATTCCAAAGAAAGCTGGTACCCCAAAGAAAAACGAGATTGTGTTCACTGCACCAACAGGAGAGGAGATCAATAACAGGAAGCAGCtggaaaaatatttgaaagcaCACCCTGGAGGCCCAGCTGTATCAGAATTTGACTGGGGCACTGGTGAGACCCCAAGAAGATCTACAAGAATCAGTGAGAAGGCCAAGGCAGCTCCTCCAACACAGAGGGAGCCCCCAAAGAAGCGTACTAAAAGATCATCAGCTTCACAAAAGGAAATTTCccaggaagaaaaagaagaggagACCAAGGAAGCAGAGATGCAAGAAGCTGATGACACCACTAAGGGTGATAATGATATAGAGAAGGAAAAGGTTGTTGTAAACGAAAATCATGACAAGAGTGTGGAAGATACAGATGTCAACAAATCCACTCGTTATGGAGAAGAAGCTAAAGCTGGAGAAAACGTTGAGGTACCTATTGAAGAGGAAAAATCCAATGCTGCTGATGGAGAACTACCTGCATTAAAAGATAAAGCTGATGACAAAGTAACTGAGGGCTCTGAAGTTTTTCTGAGAAAGGATGAAGAAAAGATTGAGCAACCACAGGAAGAGACAAAAGAATATAGTGGATTTGGGGAGCCAGAGAAATTGGAAACATGCACTACTGCAGACAAAACGGTTGAAGTGGAAGGAGTGAATAAAGAGGATCACGTCAAAAGTACTCATGAATTTGAAGTTGGGGAAATAGAAGGAACAAAAGTGAACGGTGAAGAACATCACAAGCTTGATGAGATAAACAAGGCCGAAGCAGAGTTGACTGTGAATGGCACTCACGAGAGCTGA